TCGCGATCATGTGGAACATGACGACGAAGCCGGGCGATGCGCAGGCGGGCATCGTACTCCTGGCGGCCATTATCATCGGCGCGGCGTCGGCGTATCCGATGGTGCAGCGCCAGCAGGCGATCATGGAAGGCAAGCGCCAATAGCCGGGGGCTTGGCCGCATGAACGAAGAGGCGGGCACACGCCCGCCTCTTTTGCTCAGTCTCGCGATGCGCGCTCAGCGTTCGCGCACGTGCGAGACGATCAGCCGGCCTTGTCCGATCGACACGATGTCATCGGCATGGATGCGCCTCCGGCGGCCAAATACGCCACCACGCGCTTCGACGCCGGCGATGCGGCAGTCGTTGGTGATGAGCACCTTTCCGACCTTGCCGACGTCGTCGCCCTGATCCGTCGTCACGCGCACGCCCTCAAGATGCACGCCCGCATCTGCGAACTCGCGTTCGCGCCCCTTCGTCGCGAAGGCTTGCATGTTCGACTCGGACTGGATCGTCACGGCGTCCTTTCCGAAGCCGCGCACGTATTCGCGTTCCACGAACATGCGCCCGTCTTTCATGCCAGCGGGCGCCACGACGAGCGCAAGTACGGCGAGTTGTGCCGGGTCGAAGAGGACGTCCTTCACGGTGCCGACCTCTCGGGCCTCATTGGTCGTCACGACGGTCATGCCCGTCACGTCCTTGACGTCGCGAGTCGCAGCCGTGCTATCGCGGCGTACGCGGCCACCGTCGCGTTCCTCGGCGCGACCAGCGGACTGCGCGACGGCTGACGACCGCACATCCCCTGCGCGGACGACGTGGTGCTCGCGCCGGAACACATGTGCCGCGAGCGACAGGATGATGCCGCCTGAAAGCCAGACAACTCCGTCCTCAAATGGTTGGGCGCTACTGCCAATCCTGTCGAAGGCCACGAGCACACCGATGACGCCTGCTGCGACGGCGGCCGCTGCAAGTAACGTTGCCAGGCTATTGCCGAGCCACGTCATTACGTCGCCGCCGGCGCGTGGGCGTGACCGGGGTACGCTGTCGGTCCGTTGCATATCGCACCACTCCTTCGCTAGATGCACTGGCCATCGTCGCACTGCTCACGTCGCAGTGGCGTAACATCGCGCCCGCACACACTCTCAGCGACCGCGCAGGTCAACCGGGGAGTGGCGGCGCGGGAGGCTTCGGCGGTCCCGGAGGAGGCGGATCCGGATCGGGTTCCGGTACGCGGGGCGGTTGCGACGGCGGCGACGCCGGCACGGGCTGAGGCTGCGTGGACTCACCGGGGGGATGATTGGCGCACGCGGCACGTCCGGCACGACAGCCACCGGCTTGGGCTCGTTGGGATCCGGCGGCGTCGGGATCGTCGGCGGACGCGGAGGCGGCACCGGCGCGGGCGGTTCGGGCATGGGCGGTTCCGTCGGCGCGGGCGGGATGGTTGGCGGGCGTGGAACGTCTGCTGTCAGTCTCATGATCGGCCTCTCTTCCCTCGAAGTGTGGCAGCGGGGGGTTGCGCGCGACCGCCACGCGGACAGTCCCGCCTTTCGTGCGCATTGCAACCGCTGCGATGCGAAGCGACGAATGTACCGCCGCCACCGGCCGCAATCCATCTGCGATGTCCCGCCGCCAACGCTGTATCGGGCGGGCGAGGCCGCGCATTGCATAGTGGATGTGCATTAGGAAAGGGGTGTTTCCGTTGGACAAGGACAAGTGGGAAGGCCGCGGCGAGCAGATCGCCGGCAAGGGCAAGGAAATGGCCGGTAAAGCCACCGGCGATGAAGAGCAAGAGGCAGAGGGTCAGGCCGACCAGACTGGCGGCAAGGCCAAAGAAAAGTTCGGCGAGGCGAAGGAGAAGGCCGGCGACACCGTCGACAAGTTCAAGAAGAAGATGTAGCTTCGCTGAACCACGCGAGGCGGCGGACCAATCCGGTCCGCCGTCTCGCATTTTCAGTAGATCACAGGGCTGGCGGCGGCGGCGCCACGGGGCAGCCAGGTACCCTGTTGGTAGAATGACCAGCGCATGAAATACCACATCTGGACCGTCGGCTGTCAGATGAACGTCGCGGATTCGCGCAAGCTCGCCGCGGGGTTCGACCGCGCCGGCTTCGTCGCCGTCGATGGCATCGACGACGCCGACCTGGTCGTCCTGAACACGTGTTCCGTGCGCGAGCATGCGGAAGACCGCGCGATCGGCCAGCTCGGGCGACTGAAGAAGCGCCGACGGCTCGGCGGAGACTTCAAGATCGCCGTCATGGGGTGCATGGTGGGACCCCGCCACGATGACCTGCGCAAGCGCTTTCCGTACGTCGATGTGTTCGCGCGCCCGCAGGAGTTTGCGCCGATCATGGCCGCCGCCGGCGTCGCCGACACGGGCGGCGAGTTCTGGCCGTCGACGTTCGCGCAGCCGGATGCCGTCACGGCGTTCGTGCCGGTCATCCACGGCTGCGACAAGTTCTGCACGTACTGCATCGTCCCCTACCGGCGAGGACGCGAGAAGAGCCGTACGATCGCCGACATTCGCAACGAAGTCGAGCACTACTGCGCGCGCGGCGTCAAGGAAGTGACGCTGCTCGGCCAGACCGTCGAGGCGTACGGCCACGACCTCGTCGAGCAGCCGGATCTCGGCGACCTGATGCGCGCCATCCACGACATCCCCGGTCTGGAGCGGATTCGCTTCCTGACGTCGTACCCGAAGGACATGACCCAGCGCATCATCGATGCGGTGGCGGAGTTGCCGAAGGTCTGCGAGAACTTCAACATCCCGGTGCAGGCGGGAGACGAGGCGGTGCTCGACCGCATGCGCCGAGGCTACACGATCGCGGAATATCT
The sequence above is a segment of the Dehalococcoidia bacterium genome. Coding sequences within it:
- a CDS encoding PRC-barrel domain-containing protein, producing the protein MQRTDSVPRSRPRAGGDVMTWLGNSLATLLAAAAVAAGVIGVLVAFDRIGSSAQPFEDGVVWLSGGIILSLAAHVFRREHHVVRAGDVRSSAVAQSAGRAEERDGGRVRRDSTAATRDVKDVTGMTVVTTNEAREVGTVKDVLFDPAQLAVLALVVAPAGMKDGRMFVEREYVRGFGKDAVTIQSESNMQAFATKGREREFADAGVHLEGVRVTTDQGDDVGKVGKVLITNDCRIAGVEARGGVFGRRRRIHADDIVSIGQGRLIVSHVRER
- a CDS encoding CsbD family protein — translated: MDKDKWEGRGEQIAGKGKEMAGKATGDEEQEAEGQADQTGGKAKEKFGEAKEKAGDTVDKFKKKM
- the miaB gene encoding tRNA (N6-isopentenyl adenosine(37)-C2)-methylthiotransferase MiaB produces the protein MKYHIWTVGCQMNVADSRKLAAGFDRAGFVAVDGIDDADLVVLNTCSVREHAEDRAIGQLGRLKKRRRLGGDFKIAVMGCMVGPRHDDLRKRFPYVDVFARPQEFAPIMAAAGVADTGGEFWPSTFAQPDAVTAFVPVIHGCDKFCTYCIVPYRRGREKSRTIADIRNEVEHYCARGVKEVTLLGQTVEAYGHDLVEQPDLGDLMRAIHDIPGLERIRFLTSYPKDMTQRIIDAVAELPKVCENFNIPVQAGDEAVLDRMRRGYTIAEYLEKFALVRSKIPYAAMVTDVIVGFCGETDAEFRNTYDLLERLRFDKVHVAAYSPRPGTIAHRKMADDVPSDVKQQRLHAIEQLETRISFEINSALLDSEQEVLVESRRDGRWSGRNRLGKLVHFDGDAHIGDLARVRIDRATAWSLQGTALPAPITA